The stretch of DNA TTGTAAAATTTGGTGATTCGGTGAAGTATTTTTCACTTAGCCATGGTTGGCGTAGCTTTCCATCTGTAAGAGTAACATGAGCAATGtcagaacttttaaaatttctaaagtGACTATCTATGTGAAGCTGAAATGTCAGATTTTTAGCAAAATAACATGAACAATATAGAGCTTACTTTTCTTAAATAAACTTCTGTCTgtgttcaatttttctttctctttactgGATTTCTGCTTTCTCTTCCTGCTGCCTTCACCGCTCactgtttatttcattttggtAAAACCTTTGCAGGTTTCCAAATTGACTACAATTGTTGAAAATATGGAAAAacggaagaagaaaataatgttaACAATCCCTTTGTTAAATTTGAGAAGAATCTTGAACACAATAGCTAAATTAGTGTTAGATAATGTGCTTCTTAAATTTCTTAGTAAGCTGTTTATTATTTGTAACCTCATAGGTAAGATGGAAAGGTATGTATAATAATAGAGTATCAATATTTATTTAGCGATACATTTATTAAGCAATGATGGTTGTATAAGATTTTTGCTTCAGTATATGACTCAAAACTCTGTTACAATActtaaaaactctgtttttttatctATGGTCCTTCTCATGCATGTAGGCTATTTTAAAACCATTCTGGAACACATACGGGCaagtctttgtgtttttaaaattttttcaaACTCAACGACAACACTATTAGATTATATTAGTTGAGATTTATTTGCATTTTGAACAAACATAACACTTTATTGGAGAAAATATGTGGGAACTGATGTCAAAATAacactatattatattatgtgGGAACAAACATAACACTATATTAGTTGTTATTACAGTAAAAATGTAAGAATACAACATAGCCACACTAACTTTCTTTATTTACATACACAAGTTTCACACTACAGGtttgagaaatgaaaaagaGCTGGGATAGATCATCACAAAAAGTACTAATGGAAATCTGTAAGCTGACGATGGTCCACGGCTCAACAGAAGGGAAGTCAGTCTGTAAGCTGACTATGGTCATGCTTTCATGTTTTTTCGTTACAAACAATCTCCATTGTTTCTTCTGTCACAACCAAGTAGAAGATGACCCTGAAATGCAGTATTAATTTCAGACTAAATACATGTTGATGAAAAGGATTTGTTCTAAATTGGGAATCTACGTACCTTTGACATTGGCCATATGCTGAAATGGAGTAAATTCTCTTCTTTAATCGTCCCGCCATTACCCACTTATGCTGACTATGGGCTAATACATGTTTCTTTGTTCCAAACAATCTCCATTGTTTCTTTCGTCATGTTTCTTATGTCACAACCTAGTAGAAGATGACCCTGAAATGCAGTAttggtttcaaaattaataCATGTTGATTGAAAGGAGTGTTGATTGTATGAGAATCTACGTACCTTTGACATTGACCATATGCTGAAATGGACTCTGTTAGCTTCTTTAATCATACCTCCATTACACAATTCAAGCATATCCAGGTCTGCAACCATCAACAAActcaacaatattttctccTTAATCGTGAAAGATACAAAAATGCTCCCCATTCAGCGTAAAGATACAAAAAAGCTCCCCAAAGATACATAACTTCCCTGATAACAACACATTTTGAAAGCATATCTTCTAAACGATTAGTTGATTACAAAGGTAGAGCATGTCATCTAAGAAAACACTCATAGAATAACTCAAGAAAATTCAGCTCAAATCAAAAGTAACAACACTTGTCCACTTATGAAATGCAGGAGAGGTTGTTTCAAATAAGGGAAAATGCAGGAGAGGTTTTTTCAAATAAGAAATGGCAGAAAATAGATAAGCGAATAGGCTAAttgcatttttgtttcttctgcttctcgTTCCTTCCACTTGAAGATGAAGTTTCCTCAGCTAAATCGCCAGAATCAATGTAAAGTTCTTGTGATTCTTTTtcaattgatgaagatgtgCTTGACATCTGGAGATGTGTTGGATTGGTAGCTGGTGATTTAACTCCTAAATCCACAATATCTCCACCTTGTGCCTAtgtatattaaaactaattagtGAACAATAAAATGAGATCATTTCTTCTAGGGTTGTTAGAGAAGGTGCCAACAGATTACCTCTTTGAAGGTTGGGCCAGGAAGGACTTCGGTAGTCTCATAGATACGTGATACAGTAAATGATTGGTGATGAGGAGTGAAGTTGAAAGAAGTGAGCTTAATCTGAAATGTGAATTTCTTTCCAACAATTTCAGAAACGACTTTGGGTATAGAAGCAACAGTTTCTAAGTTGTGCTCATTGTCAGCCTGGCGAAAAGGAAAATTGAAATTCAGACCGACATAACTGgtgaattttgaaattaaaattgttgaaagaataagaaaacttCAAAAGATTCGTCTATTATATACATACCagctgggaagctagggttgtTGCCTGTATGTTGGTTAACTTCACCATGTCCTTATCAAAAGCTACAAAGACGGCGGTGCTTATCCCATCGTGAACAACCAGTTCCACACGGTATCTTCCAAATGATGGCATGGTTAGACTTGATATCGgtttcaaaaacaacaaatgattTAAAAGGGAAAGAAGGATAGCAGTTTGTAATATTACTTGACATCTCCTATTGCTGTCGTTGAGCCGCATTTGAAGTTGTTGCAAGTTAGTGAGGACAACTTCTTCACCATTTTTGTCCCACATGCGGCACATGAAATGAAACTCCAGCCACGTTGAGCTTGTATGTCAGTCACTGTTGCGTTGCAAAGGAATTCAGCctcctaattttttaaaaatacagaaagatATGGGGTTTGTTAATGGGTCAGTTGTTTGATCTAAAACATTAAGATGAAAATGATATTGATATGACATTAATGGTTCTCNGTTTGTTAATGGGTCAGTTGTTTGATCTAAAACATTAAGATGAAAATGACATTAATGGTTCTTTATGCACAATCAAATGATACAAAGATCTACGGAAATAGACCTGTGGATCTGCAGTTGCAACAAACTGATTAAGTTCATCAATGGATACATGTTCAATCTTCTCTACTCCATGAGATGGTGCAATAGAGTTGGTGCCTTCTGTTTCTTTCAGCTTTAGGCTGTTTGGTCATGTAGTTAGGCAGTGATGTACGCACATTAACTACATAATATGAATGAGTAAATATAGAGGAATATTAAAGCATCCCTTTCAATACCTTTCAGCGTATTTTCGTGTGGTTGCAACGTCTCCATCAGTATAAAATTTAGTACCAGACGTAGCATTGAGGTAAAGTTCAGCTGAAGAGAAACGTTGAGTTAGCTGTGGTACAAGGTTAAGATCACTTGAAATTTGAATACTAAATGAACAGGGatttaacaacaaataatgTAGAATATGAAATGATTCACCTCCAAATATCTTAGGATTAATATTTGTTGCTAACAAAATATGAGTGCCATCCTCTTTCTCGTTGAATACCTTCTCCAATGAGGTTGCATGTTCATCAAATGCACTTAATCGAACTTTCTCACCACTGTCATAAAAGGGTAAATGTGGTGAagctcataaaaaaaaatgtagaagcCAAAATCAATGAAGAACATACCTTTCAAGACTGATGTGGACTAACATCCTCTCCAAAACTTGTGTCATCCCATTTCGATAAGCTTTGCTGGAACATACTTGGCCGATGATATCtaatttaagttaaaaaaacagaatcaacaCCAGAACATCAGGTTTTAAACAACTGTATTATATTGGCGACATTATGCATACACAAGAAAGATGAATACTTAATTGTTTGACGAAAGTAGTTTTTCAAAAACCCAACTTTtcataaacaaattaagaaaacagaaCTTATTAGATCTTGTCTGTGTATTGAAAGTCTTCAAACATGGACAAACCTGGGAGCTCCATGTTGGTGTTTGCAAGAGAGACCAATTGCTCATAACTCCGAAAACGGAAATGTTCATTCGGAATTCGAGAGACAGACTCGTCAACCTCATCAAAGACAGTGGTAGGTGTGAACTGTATTGAGAAATGAAAATCAGTGAGCTTAAAACGATAATTGCTTCTAGTGACTTCAAAGCCGGAAATTTGATATATTGCACCATCACGCAAAGAATTCTCGAATTTTGAAAGGTAGGTGACATTGATCGACCCTTGCATGACAGTACTCTGGAAATCAATATTGAAATAGATGATGTACATAAGTGAGAGTCATTTAAAAGGATATTTATTGTCAAAATTGTGAAAATTTGGAATAGATCACGTAAATAAATCAGATGAAATGAAGACAATATTTGATATGGAAGGTACCTTCTCATCAATGAGAAGGAAATCAACACCCATAAGTTGGCCTCCTTTTTGACATTGCGAGCAGGCCAGTGACAGAGCATCCTTCCCACAATCTGTTGGTGAAGACGGCCAGCTTTGAGGTCAGCGAATGAAACAACAGAGGTATTCATATTAGTCAGAAAAAAAGTAGAAGACAAAGTATAATTTGAGCATCATGAAGTTGCAAATGGTAGCTTTATAGAAGACTGCGACTTACCTCAATTGAAGTAATGTGTAGTGGGCTAAGCATTAGATGAGAGACCTTTCAACGACACCCGTTACAATGAAAATTGAAGAGACAGCAGCCTATGGGTCTCGAGGAGTGGGAGAAACGGTCACACATATGAAGACGGCAAAACCCGTTACAATGGAAATTGAAAACACGGCAGCCTAAAGGTCTCGAGTAGTGGGAGAAAGGGTCGCACATACGAGTAGGAGAGAAGGTTGTTCCAAGGGCATCTCACAAATTTGGGTTTGATATGGGCTTTAAAGTGTTAATGGGTTCATGGTTTTTAACTGCTTCATGagtaagtttttaaaataggcccaaaaaattaaatcagcAGTTGCTGACGTGGCTGCATAAGAAGTGAGAAAAagccaactttatatatatagatatatatatttatatatattaatatatatatatatatatatatatatatatatataagagaaggtttttctcaacttttgctaagcAGATAACACTTGGCTTGTTATATTTCtaacacatgtatttttttgtttggacctaattaactacatgtccattaaaaaaaaacaaattcctcctttaatcagaaacatatgCAGTCCCAAAAATCTAGAGccatcttatatattaatatgtggttggtttcatcttggaactataccaacattaaattaatctataggtttgaattcttgggtttaatttctgtatttaaatctatataatttTCACGGAGACAAGCggaatcaaatttaagtaagatggtgggatggtattatttaattaaattagtttaaatttaaaaaaattgtttacatcaaattaaatttttgagcTTACTTTCTGGAAAATTACCTAAGATTGTGAGATAGTTTTgatctaattctataattattttgttcgatttacacttattatttcaaacatcatggtatttataagttttcatattaggaatttcagaataaattatgaacataatcagttacgttttgatttgaaataatacCATTATTTTATGCATTGCCTTATATCTACCCACTATTtcctcaatttttattttttgtttatattacatCTCATTTTTagcttattattttgaaacttgcgaatttatgatcatacatatttgatttcaatcccttctctctcttgaaggctcaaacattctataaagtttagttttctaaaaacaatcTATTACCATACAAACACATCCACTTTCAGATTATTgtgaaaagtaaaatatttactttctattctatcctcgattcaatctccaacaaacaacaaaacaccggtAACAATAGTATCGTTGTTTGGATCATCTGTTTTTTTGGAAGTTCCTAACTTTAGAAGAGATATTATCTTAGTAagtcttgaatatttttttccacaaatgtaaattatttttactattgttcatcttttgatgatttatgcaatcgttttaaaatatttataaaagaaaataaataatttcatgtgtatttgattttaaaagaatttttatatataatgatgttTGGCATCGGATTCTTAGAGTAATAGTTGAAAGAAaccttactatattatatcatctaataataaagtaaagttttcttttggaaagcTCTAAAAGATTGTCAATTgatgctctcttctttcacaattgtcattttgtttcttttaatgtttagtgtaacaaatttattcaattgaatttgcataataaaatttttgcttaacaaataatttgatgattaaatagtttaaggatataagattataatatttggGTTGTATAGGATAATGTCGAGTAATAATTGGCTGTTTTATttccacactttaatataaataattcacatgatcttgatattatattattaatttcattttcaatccatttaaaataaactaaaatatattttaataatataatttctaaataactaaatgagaattgaatatatttttttgataaagagataactgtatatatttctgtttaaagagagaagtgaatatatatttaaattaatgatTTGATTAGCTAAGATATCCGTTCatagatctatatatataatatataactcttgaatacatattttaaacaatagacaattttagttattaattcacaataatgtatttttataaacctgacatattttcttattaacttTTCTATTTCATCTCATCAATCCCCTATTTTGTACTAACActcatttttgtaactttcataatatttatagtaatgcaatgaatgattaatattattatttagaaatattacatatataagaaaatttattaatatgtaatgattATTGCATATCTATAACTCTCACATAGTTTATGTGACTCCTATAACAATGAAATACAAcctctgttttaatttagttgtcgttttaggttTTCAACGAAAATGTTAGGTGAATATTCCAGTTTTATTCCTattgtttaaaagttttgaccaatgaaatatttataaactatattaataaagggtaaaacagacaatttaataattttttaatttgtgtaagaTACCTTAAACGACAAGTAAAAAACCAGAGAAAGTATAAATTACATTTACCTAATTGATATAAAGATTAGTGCATTTATtatccaattaaataataaatttttcatatgctcttaactacaatttctcttataaatagaaagatacacattttagtattttactaaccctcatatctcaaatcttatataatattttatttaattaatattgttttaactaaCAATCTccgaaattacaaaaaaaaaaatatatctaaaaacaatgtaaactaAATTCATGCATAGCACGGAGGAGTgactactagtatatatattgtttcttgAGGCTCTAACGTGTTATGGATTGAGTtgtctctttatttatttgatggattgagttgtctctttatttatttgatgaTAGCTAGACNNNNNNNNNNNNNNNNNNNNNNNNNNNNNNNNNNNNNNNNNNNNNNNNNNNNNNNNNNNNNNNNNNNNNNNNNNNNNNNNNNNNNNNNNNNNNNNNNNNNNNNNNNNNNNNNNNNNNNNNNNNNNNNNNNNNNNNNNNNNNNNNNNNNNNNGAAAGGATCGTCTAGAGATAGTAGCAGAAACACTACGTCAATTAGGATCTGGTGATGTCATCATCATACCTGGTGATGTTTCTAATGTTGATGACTGCAAGAAGTTTATCGATGAGACAATTCTTCATTTCGGGAAACGTACGTACTCGAATAAAAGGATTATTATCTATATTACTGTTATGATTATGAACTTCTaactttttatgattttttggtcAAATTGGTAACCATTATGCTAATCAAGTGGACCACCTTATCAACAATGCTGGGATACCTCAAGCTGTTCTTTTCGAACATTTCACCCAAATTCAAGATGCTAATCATATAATGGTGAGTATCTTTCTccatttacaattttattaatagtctctatattaagaaaaatgCTTAGCTGTTGTTGAACATAATTTGGATTGCTTCAAACACAAGTATTAGTTTGTCCGATGTAGCACATTAGCTAAATTTCTCTTTGAAAGTATTGGTTTGCTTTTGCGATCACtcttaaaatgtaaaatacataaaaaaaacaatttttcaaaattctagTTTTCTAGACAAAAACATTTCACCtcagtttttatataatttctgtGTAATGTATATTTAAGGATATCAACTTTTGGGGCTCAACATACATAACCTATTTTGCCATTCCTCATCTTCGAAAAAGCAAAGGAAAAATCGTTGTGATTACTTCTGCTTCGGCAAATATACCTTTGCCATCGTCAAGCGTCTATTCAGTAACTTTTTCCTTACAAAATCTTTTACATACTTCTCATATGTacagaaatattttatatgatatattgatatttcTTTGGTATGATGTATAGGCAAGCAAAGCAGCTTTATTAAAATTCTTTGAAACGTTAAGAGTTGAGATCAGTCCGGATATCAAAATAACAATTGTGATGCCAGGATATATATCTACGGATATGACCACTCCTCGATTTATAGAAAATGGTCAGTAATAACATTTGTACAATATTTTTAGaccttaattatatatatgaaaatatattttttatgtgtgttaatgctttatataaaatatatagcttGGTTCAGATTTCATCCTTTCGGAATCAGTTAGTAAATGCGCAAAAGCGATCTTCAAAGGTATTGGTAGAGGAGAGACATACATAGCAGAGCCATCTTGGATAAAATGGATTCTTTTGACACAAAATGTTTGTCCTGAAATCGTTGACTACGTAGTCAACTATTTATTTGTTCGTTATGCCAAACCTTTCTGCAAGCGTGATTGATTAGATCGATCTATCCAAGATCTCTAGTCTTCAACTATGGCTGTGTTGTCATTATGGACATGAAACTTATACTTTGTTATTACATCTAAgtcttttactttctctttttccctttcttcatatttgtttcagtttgttttaGAATCGAACATTTCGTATAAATAAAGGTGATTCAATTGGATATAATTGTTCTGGAATTGGTATGTATCATTATAAGATCTTTGTACATACATTTATATTAGCTTCAAAATGTGTCGCAAATTCTTTCGAGTCGACTTAAACTCGAAATCCCACTTCGTCCTACTAACGATATATTGTGTTCTCCGCGCAGTCATGTgattattttttccattttttagttgAGTTACAATGACAATCTCTTGTCATCCCAAAGACATTTTGACCAGTGTCAAAGTTCCACGTGTCTTTTGGTCCCCAGAGTTCGAAACATGGAGTCGATACGTCATCAACCTCGAACACGTGCATAGCTAAATATGCTACTATTGACTAATGGATTATTGCGATACATGAGCACTAATCGTAATGCTTAATTCATGAATGTCACTTTCACATGTGTTCATAAACAAAATCTCAAGTGttgacataaatatattttatgttgtctatTCTCAACATTAACTTTTCGAGCGGAAACTATAAGATTTTAGTAGCGCATCAAAAACATTCGTTTTACGTTGAACAAAACTCgtatgtttcaaaaaaaataaaaatcagtaaAATCTCCTACGTTATATGTGAATggaatttaagaaaaaaaatatttttgttaactaatattctataaaataactaaacatTACAGTCCTAACTCCTAACAATATCAATTTATATGATTTAAGTTTTGATATACTTTCAAATCGCTCAACACTTTAAAATCTCCTAAACgtaattaaaagtttaagtaGGTAGGTGCACCAGCCAATTCCACTTGCATCTATTTCGTCTCCTTTTGTGTCTATTAAAACAGACTATTTCTGTAAAGTGAAAGTTTGAACATTTATAATACCCATAGACAAGTAGAGAGGTAGTGGTATTGGTTCTGCCAAAGAACAACATGGATATGCTTACCACCATTCTCAATCTGCTTGTTCCTCCTCTTACTatcatctttctcttcctcttttatCCATTTTATCTTTTGGTCAAACTTGTGCTTTATCTTCATAAGTACCTTCGCTTCGAAAACGTAGCCGGAAAAGTAGTTCTCATCACCGGCGCTTCTTCTGGCATCGGAGAGGTTAGTTAGCTTTGAATGCTATATGGCCTTTTGTTAACATATGTTtaattcgttttcttttatttttgcgTTAAGTgagtttctatttatttttattgaccAATACCAAGTAATTTACGATAGTAGTCGAGAAGACATACTTTTGTAGAACTTTTGCAAAAAATTCTACATGTATACTGATTTAATTACTAATCTTTCGTAATCATGTGTGCTGTTGGATAATCATCTATTTGAACTACATGTATACGgatatataactatatttttttttcctcaaaaaacATACCTTATGAACGATATATTGCTATTTATATTGCTATTTCTTATTCTATTACTCATTCaattatatgtgtatatgtgtgtatatgtataataaagAATCACACGTgaattgttgattttgtttatggtttCGAGGTCCTAAATTGTCGTGGAGTCTCTTGAAATTATATGTGTACTGTCTAAAAGACATAGATCatttatttgatgatatatctAGATTATCAGTAGTGAGCTGTAAATCGCTACTTGTAATAATTCTAAAGCATCATATTTATAATTCATTTACATACAGTAGATCCACATAAattgatatgatatatattggTTGAgattatttatgtttgttttgttgggttggtaaaaaaaaaaaaaaaaactaaagcatGTGGCATACGAGTACGCAAAAAAAGGAGCATGTTTAGCTCTTGTTGCTCGAAGAAAGGATCGTCTAGAGATAGTAGCAGAAACATCACGCCAATTAGGATCGGGAGACGTCATTATCATACCTG from Camelina sativa cultivar DH55 chromosome 9, Cs, whole genome shotgun sequence encodes:
- the LOC104715359 gene encoding 11-beta-hydroxysteroid dehydrogenase-like 2 — its product is MKIEETAAYGSRGVGETDRLEIVAETLRQLGSGDVIIIPGDVSNVDDCKKFIDETILHFGKLDHLINNAGIPQAVLFEHFTQIQDANHIMDINFWGSTYITYFAIPHLRKSKGKIVVITSASANIPLPSSSVYSASKAALLKFFETLRVEISPDIKITIVMPGYISTDMTTPRFIEKLGSDFILSESVSKCAKAIFKGIGRGETYIAEPSWIKWILLTQNVCPEIVDYVVNYLFVRYAKPFCKRD